One Kushneria konosiri genomic window, GGACCGCTGGGTCAATCGACATGTTGCCCCTCTGACCATAGTGTCAGGCATTGTGCTGGGCGTGTGTGTCACGCTCTCGTCCGTTGGCGCCGGGGTTTTTGGAACTGCGGTACTGATGCTGCTTTATCCCTTCTTTTCTTCGGGACGAATTGTCGGCACCGATATCGCTCATGCGGTGCCATTGACACTGGTGGCCGGCGGCGGACACCTGCTGCTGGGCAACGTGGATTTCGCGCTTTTGCTGGCGCTTCTGGTCGGATCGGTGCCTGCCATCCACCTCGGCGCATGGCTATCAAAATATCTGCCTGACAATCTGCTGCGGGGTATGCTGACGCTGTTACTATTGAGCATGGGTATTCGATATGCATTTTTTTAATGCGAACATGTCGTTAATCGCTTTGTTCAATGGGTACCATCGCAGAGACACATTTGCCTCACCCACTGCTACCCGCTAACATCCTTGTCATACAGCCTGTACATGTAATCACTGGAGTAAATCATGGCTAACAATGTTGACGTTACCAGCGCCAATTTCGACCAGGAAGTCATGCAGGCTGACAAGCCTGTACTGCTCAAGTTCTGGGCTCCCTGGTGCGGTCCCTGCAAGATGATGGCCCCGGTGGTCGATGAGGTTGCCGAAGAGAAGTCCGGCGAACTCAAGGTGGTCAGCATCAATGTTGACGATGCTCAGGGCATCGCCGCTGAACAGGGCGTTCGCGGTGTTCCGACCGTCATGATGTTCAAGGATGGTGCCAAGGTTGCCTCGCTGGTTGGCGCACAGTCCAAGACTCAGCTGGTGCAGTTCATCGATCAAAACGCCTGATACCAGCGCGCTTGATCCATCAAAAACGCTCCCATGGGAGCGTTTTTTTACGTTTGTTTGTTATGACAAGGCACTATTGCTCAATCTTCCGTGGGCATACCCTCTCGTGCCCGCCGCCGTCGCTCCCGGTTGGGTCCCAGCAGAATTGAAATCCAGCGTGTATCCGGATGACTGTCGAGCAGAATCTTGAGCGACATGGTCAGAGGCACTGACAAAAAAAGCCCCACCGGGCCGAACAGCCAGCCCCAGAAGACCAGTGACATGAAGGCAGCCAGCGTCGACATTCCAAGCGTCTGCCCCATGATGCGGGGTTCGATGAGATTACCCAGTACAAAATTGATCGTGACATAGGCGCCACTGAGGATGGCGGCCTTGACGACCCCGCCTTCCGGCACGATCAGGGTCAGAAGCACTGCCGGTACGGCTGCGATGATCGAGCCAATGTTGGGAATGAAATTCAGGAAAAAGCCCAGCACCCCCCACAGCAATGCAAACTCAACCTGCAAAATCAGACAGCAGGTCGCAATTAACCCTCCGGTGATGGCGCTGATGACCGTTTTGACCAGCAGATAACGCTGAAGCGTTCTGGAAAACTGGGTAAACCGCTCAAGACTTCCATGGGGCTGCCTGATGGCCTGAGAAAGCTTGTAGGGAAAATCCAGCGTCTCATACAGGATAAAAACGATCAGAATGATAATGATGCCGAATTGAGTAATGAAATTGCCGATGCCGCCCAGAAGCGAAGGCAGAGAGTCCATCAACATTGCCGGGTCAAGCGCCTTCTGAATCGCCTTGGCATCTATTGGCAGACCAAGTGCATCAAACCACTGTACCAGCCCGGTATAGTGCTCACCGAGCGCCTGCTCCATGGCGGGAAGTTGATTGACCAGATCCCCCAGTCGCGCCATCACCAGCCAGATCATGAGCGAACTGACCAGCGTCACGACAAACAGGACACAAAGAATCGACAGGTTGACGCTCATGCCTCGCCCATGAAGCCATTTAACGGGACGTGAACATAAAATGGCAACAAACAGCGACAGCAGCACCGGGATAAATAACCCCGCGCCCAGCTTGAGGCCGGTCACGATGATGACCAGCGAGGCAAAGGTGAGTATCAGGTGGTAGGGAAAATGGTGCTGATCCTGCTCAGGGTCGCTTTTCATGTCAGCCTCTTGAATATCAATGTCAGACACTGCAACGACATGCACCCGCCACGCGGCGCGTGTTTCACAATGTCTTTTCCCTTGCACGAACAGACGGCGTCAGGACACGCAAAAGCGTATTGGCGCAAAGGCTTGCACTCACCATACCCAATACCATCGGCCAGATACTCTCTATCTGGAGCCCGCTGACCAGCGCGCCTGCCAGACCGCCGGCCGTAAACTGCAGACTACCCAGTACGGCATTGGCGGTCGCACTCATGTGGGGAAAATGATCCAGCATGGAGGAGACGGCATTGGGTGAAATCAGCCCGTTCACGCCGACGAAAAACATGATCAGTACTACCATCCACCATAGCGCATCTAGACCCGCGAGCACCGATGCAACAATCAATATCCCCGCCGTCAGCTGAATGCCAAGCCCCAGCCTCAAAAGCTGCTGAGGTGAATAGCGCGACAGAAGCCTTATATTCAGGCGGTTGGAAAGCGCCATGATCACAATATTGGCCCCAAAGAGGAACGGGTAAAGCTGACTGGAGACGCCGTAATATTCCATATAGACATATGGAGAGTTGTTAATAAAACAGAACAGGCCCGCAAAGGACAGGGAGACAGCGGCGATATAGCCCATGGCTTCGCGATGCTTGAGCACCAGCGCATAGTTGCGCAGAACCTGGCCTGTGCCATGAGGCGAGCGCTTGTCAGGCGTTCGGGTTTCAGGCAGATAAGTGATGATCAAATACAACAGCGCCGCGCCATACAGGGCCAGAAACAGGAAGATGGCCCACCAGTCAACCAGTGTCAGCAGCACGCTTCCAACCGTAGGCGCCACCAGCGGCGCCAGCATTAATATCATGACCATCGTTGAAAGCACCCGCGCCGCCTCTCTCCCCGAGAAGCAGTCCCGCACGATAGCCGGGGAATTGACCACACAGGCTCCACCGCCAAGCGCCTGCAGAAATCGCAATATCATGAGCGGCCAGAAGGCATCGATTCGGGTCAGCAATAGGCTGGACAGCGTAAAGGTGATAATGCCGCCCAGAAGCACCGGTTTGCGTCCAGTGCGATCCGACAGGGGGCCAAATACCAGCTGCCCCAGCGCCATCCCAAGCAAAAAGACACTGATCGAGAGCTCGGTCAGGTGAATATTGGCATCAATGTGCCGGGCAAGAGCAGGAATGGCAGGCAGGTAGGCATCAATGGCAAAGGGGGCCAGTGCCGTATTGGCGGCCACCAGCAAAGCCAGACGCCTGGCTCCGATAATAGGCAAGTCATACTCCAGATCAGACTCCGGGAGCGTGCGACGATCGTCGGGGCACACGTTTTTTTCGGGGTCAGGGCTCTCGCTGGGATTCCAGCAGGTCGATGAGCGGCTGAAACTCGATGCGATTGTGTTCGCTCATCGCCGCCAGTGTACGGTGGGCCTCAAGAATTCGATCGCGCAGCTCTTCTTCACTGCTTTCCAGCGCCGGTAGATCGCTGAAATCAGAAGGCTCCGACCAGGGCATATCGATGATGGTAACGTATTTTTGAAATCCCATGACATCAAGCATACGCCTGACATCGGGATGATCGACCGCTACCAGCGGCTGACCCGGAATGCGCTGACGAACGGCGAGCGCAATCTTGGCCAGAAATCCAAGCGCCGTGGAATCCATGTTGATCACCTGGCGCAGATCAATGATGACACGCTCAAGACCCGGAAGCTCCGCCAGGGGCTCTACCTGCTGGTCCAGGGTAGCACAGAGTGTCAGGCGCACATCTCCGGTCAACCTGAGCACAAAGGTGCCCTTTTCGAAAGCCGCCTGAAGTCGTCCTTCATCCATCATTGAAACCGCTCAGGGTAAGAAAGGTAATGTCATCCGGTAATGCATCGGACAGGGCCAGCGATGATTTCAGATCACTGATGCTCCCTGCATTGCCGATATGCTCGCACAGTGCAGAAAGGCGCTCTTCAAGGTTGTTTCCTGCCAGACAGTCAAAAACGCCATCCGAACAGAGCCAGAGTCTGAAATGCTCCGGCAGCTCACAATGATAGGTCGGATACTCGACGTCGGGAAACAGTCCGACAGCAGGCCCCTCCCCCTTGAGCTGACGCACGCTGCCTTTCGTGGCCAGAATCGGCATGGGCATCTGCGCGCCCAGGGAATAGTGCAGCGTACGTGTCTGGCAGTCGATCACACCAACCACGATGGCCGCATGCTTGCCGACACCAGTATCCAGAAGCTCCCGATTGAGTCGAGCAAGCCATCTGGCCGGCAGATTTTCCGGCAGACGTGCATTCCAGCGCGATAGCCAGCGCTGAAAAAGTGCCTTCAACAGCACCGTGACAAAGGCAGACGAGGCACCATGTCCGGCCACATCCGCAAAGCAGAACAGGACATAACGATCACCGTGGGCCTGATAGTCGAGAAAATCTCCCGACAAATAGAGCGATGGCGCCATCCAGTAATCGCCCTCGATGCCGTTGAGTCTGGCACACGGCATGGGCTGCAACCGACGCTGAATCTGTCCGCCGGCCTGAAGATCGGTACGCAGCGTGCTCAGATGCGTCTGAAGCTGTTCATTGAGCTGTTCCAGACGATCCCGATCACGCAACGCCGAGGCATGAACACGGCGACAGTCCAGCGCTCTGAGCATGAGCTGGGTTAAAAGCAACCCATGTCCTACCGGATCAACCACATAATCGAGAACGCCGGCCTCGACTGCCGCCAGCAGCGCTCGACTGTTGCGCTCCTGACTGATGACCACAATGGGCAGGCGCTGCACCAGCGACGCCCACTGTGATGCCGGCACGATATCAGCGTGCACGATCAGACCATCAAGCCCTTCGGGCAGCGCATCGATGTTGTCAGCCGCCAGCAACGTAAACCGGCCACACGCTGACAACGCCTGATAGAGCGCGTCACGACGCGCTCCAGGCTGATCGACAAGCGCTACCCTATTCGTATTGACAGGCATGAACGCTTTTCCGCCATGGTCGTTCGAAGAATTTATTCTGCAAAGTCGCTGTCATCGAACTCAAGATCATCACTGGCGAAGGGATCCTTGCCGGACCGACCGTCATTGATCAAAAACGCCCGGCGCTGCAGGTAGGCATCACGAATGAACGAGTAGCGGTCCCCCTGAATCAGCTTTTCCTGATCCAGCAATGAGGCTCGCGTCTGCACCAGATCGATAAACCGCACGCTCCAGCGTGTCACGTCATCATCAATATAGGTGACCGGATCGGTATACCAGTCCACCGGCATACCGGCCGTATCGCGTACGGTGCTCGGCCCGAGGAACGGCAGCACCAGGTAGGGCCCTGAACCGACTCCCCAGGTGGCCAGCGTCTGACCGAAGTCTTCGTCGTGCTGATCGATTCCCATACGGGTTGCCGGATCAAGGAAGCCGCCCAGACCCAGGGTGGTATTGATCAAAAGCCGCCCGATCGAGGTGCCGGCGTTGGTCAGCTTCCACTGCAGCAGGCTATTGAAGGAGTTGCCGACTTCCCCCAGGTTGGAGAAGAAGTTGCCCACCCCCTCCTGCACGGGTGTCGGTGTAATGTAGTCATACCCCTGCGCGACCGGCTTGAGCGCATAGCGATCCAGCGTGTCGTTAAAGGAGTACACGCCCCGGTTAAAGCCTTCCCAGGGATCCTGGGGGTTGCTGTCCTGCGTTTGCGCACCGGCACACCCTGCCAGCGTGACACAGGTAAAGGTTGCCGCGGCAATGTTCGACCATGTTTTCATTCGTTCACCCTGTCCCTTGTTATCTGCAGTGCCTGACGCGACTGCATTCCATTCTACTGCGGCAACCGCCTGCATGATGGCCTCCGTCCTGCACGGCCCTTTCAATAGCGCGCAAAGGAGTCAAGCGCCGCATTGTCAGCCGATTTCAGGCCACTGTACAGTCCAGCGGCCATCAGTCACGAGTCAGGAAGCCGTCAGCTCCTGCCACTGACGCTCCAGACGCTTGGTGGACACTGGCGCCAGCGTCCCCAGCTGCTGGGCGAAAAGCGAGACCCGTAGCTCTTCCAGCCACCATCCAAAATCTTCCAGTGCCCGCTCCTGAAGCGCGTTGCTCCCCTGCCTGCGGCGCCTTTCCTCGAGCCGGCGCTGGAAGTCGTTGACCTCCTCCATAGCCAGCTGATCGCGCCGTACTTCGCGCGGCGCCTTTTCAAGCCGGATCTGCGCTGCCTCCATATAGCGTGGATACTGGACCAGCCACTCTCCCGCGGCGCTGATAAAGCCCGGATAAACCAGCCGCTGCATCTGGGCACGAACATCACTAAAGCTGAGCGCCAGGTTAAAGGCCACCCTGCCCTTGAGGGCCTTGCTGACTTCAAGGTGACGCTTGAGAATGCGCTCCAGCAGCGCCACCAGCGACTCGGCCGTCTCGTGCAGTTGCGAACGCTCGCTTTCAAGGCGCGCTTCAAAGGCCGCCTGATCACGCGGTAACGGATCGAAGGCAAATACTTTCAGGAACACGGCCTCAATAAAATCATCCACCAGATCCCGCCGGGTGCCGACATTGGCATAAAGCAGCACACAACGCTCAAGTCCGGGCAGATCGCGAGCCAGAAAACGAACCTGATCCGGCAGACGGCGCATGGCCAGACGCTTGATGCCGTGGCGATGCTGCGCGTACGCCTTGTCGGGATGATCAAACAGCGTCACCCCCAGCGTGCCCCCCTCGTCCACCAGCGCCGGCCAGGCCTCGACACGAATGCCGGCCTGGTCACGCACATGAGACTGCGGCAGCGCCCCGGACGGGAACTGCGTCAGTCCCTGCTGCGACAGGGCATCCCCCGCCATGGCCTTCGTCCCTGCCACGGCCTCCTGCTCGAAACGCTCGATCAGGGCATTCAGGTCACGTCCCTCTCCCAGCACCTGCCCTTCATGATTGACCACGCGGATGTTCATGATCAGGTGCGCCGGCAGCTGCTCCGGACGCCACTCATCGGCCGACAGTCGGATGCCCGTTTTCTGACGTAGAAACTCCGCCAGCGCCGAGGTCAACGAGACGTTGCCGGGCGTCAATGCCGACAGCGCGGCATCGGCCCAGTCCGGAATCGGCACCACCT contains:
- the trxA gene encoding thioredoxin — encoded protein: MANNVDVTSANFDQEVMQADKPVLLKFWAPWCGPCKMMAPVVDEVAEEKSGELKVVSINVDDAQGIAAEQGVRGVPTVMMFKDGAKVASLVGAQSKTQLVQFIDQNA
- a CDS encoding AI-2E family transporter — translated: MKSDPEQDQHHFPYHLILTFASLVIIVTGLKLGAGLFIPVLLSLFVAILCSRPVKWLHGRGMSVNLSILCVLFVVTLVSSLMIWLVMARLGDLVNQLPAMEQALGEHYTGLVQWFDALGLPIDAKAIQKALDPAMLMDSLPSLLGGIGNFITQFGIIIILIVFILYETLDFPYKLSQAIRQPHGSLERFTQFSRTLQRYLLVKTVISAITGGLIATCCLILQVEFALLWGVLGFFLNFIPNIGSIIAAVPAVLLTLIVPEGGVVKAAILSGAYVTINFVLGNLIEPRIMGQTLGMSTLAAFMSLVFWGWLFGPVGLFLSVPLTMSLKILLDSHPDTRWISILLGPNRERRRRAREGMPTED
- a CDS encoding Bcr/CflA family multidrug efflux MFS transporter — protein: MPIIGARRLALLVAANTALAPFAIDAYLPAIPALARHIDANIHLTELSISVFLLGMALGQLVFGPLSDRTGRKPVLLGGIITFTLSSLLLTRIDAFWPLMILRFLQALGGGACVVNSPAIVRDCFSGREAARVLSTMVMILMLAPLVAPTVGSVLLTLVDWWAIFLFLALYGAALLYLIITYLPETRTPDKRSPHGTGQVLRNYALVLKHREAMGYIAAVSLSFAGLFCFINNSPYVYMEYYGVSSQLYPFLFGANIVIMALSNRLNIRLLSRYSPQQLLRLGLGIQLTAGILIVASVLAGLDALWWMVVLIMFFVGVNGLISPNAVSSMLDHFPHMSATANAVLGSLQFTAGGLAGALVSGLQIESIWPMVLGMVSASLCANTLLRVLTPSVRAREKTL
- a CDS encoding STAS domain-containing protein encodes the protein MDEGRLQAAFEKGTFVLRLTGDVRLTLCATLDQQVEPLAELPGLERVIIDLRQVINMDSTALGFLAKIALAVRQRIPGQPLVAVDHPDVRRMLDVMGFQKYVTIIDMPWSEPSDFSDLPALESSEEELRDRILEAHRTLAAMSEHNRIEFQPLIDLLESQREP
- a CDS encoding PP2C family protein-serine/threonine phosphatase produces the protein MPVNTNRVALVDQPGARRDALYQALSACGRFTLLAADNIDALPEGLDGLIVHADIVPASQWASLVQRLPIVVISQERNSRALLAAVEAGVLDYVVDPVGHGLLLTQLMLRALDCRRVHASALRDRDRLEQLNEQLQTHLSTLRTDLQAGGQIQRRLQPMPCARLNGIEGDYWMAPSLYLSGDFLDYQAHGDRYVLFCFADVAGHGASSAFVTVLLKALFQRWLSRWNARLPENLPARWLARLNRELLDTGVGKHAAIVVGVIDCQTRTLHYSLGAQMPMPILATKGSVRQLKGEGPAVGLFPDVEYPTYHCELPEHFRLWLCSDGVFDCLAGNNLEERLSALCEHIGNAGSISDLKSSLALSDALPDDITFLTLSGFNDG
- a CDS encoding VacJ family lipoprotein, whose product is MKTWSNIAAATFTCVTLAGCAGAQTQDSNPQDPWEGFNRGVYSFNDTLDRYALKPVAQGYDYITPTPVQEGVGNFFSNLGEVGNSFNSLLQWKLTNAGTSIGRLLINTTLGLGGFLDPATRMGIDQHDEDFGQTLATWGVGSGPYLVLPFLGPSTVRDTAGMPVDWYTDPVTYIDDDVTRWSVRFIDLVQTRASLLDQEKLIQGDRYSFIRDAYLQRRAFLINDGRSGKDPFASDDLEFDDSDFAE